Below is a genomic region from Desulfobacter sp..
ACCGCTTCAAATCCCTTTATGTTCAGCACTTTTTTATCCCAGGCAAATGCCAGCTGCTCCAGGTGGGCCGGCTGGCTTAAAAGATAATCCGGTCTGTTTTTTCCCAGCCACCTGACCTGATCCTCAATGGGTGTGGTATCGGAAAGCCCCAGAAAAGGGCCTGTGATAAAATGGGTGCCCACAGAGGGCCAGGCCCTGCCGTAAAATGTGGTATTGGGAGAAAGTCTTTTTTGATTCACCCATGGCAGATCATGGGAATTTCGAATGGAGGCAAATTTTTTTTGGGGATCAAACCTGAACCAGCGCAACTCCCTTTGCTTTAAAATGGAAAACATGGACATGCTCTTTGCCGTAAACATAACCTTCACAGGCTGCCCTGTGGTGCCTGAAGTCGCTATTTCTCCAATGAGTTTCTCTCCTTTGGGCAGCCATCTGGCCAAAAGTTGCCCCTTATTCTCCTGAACCATCTCTTTGGTCAGTATGGGAAGTTTTACAAGATCCTCAGCATCTTGAACCGCCTGCATCCCAAGGCTTAATGCGTCAAACACCCCCCTATAATAAGGAACATGGGCAAGGCAAAACTCAACCATGACTTTTAAACGGGCCGACCTTTGCATCGTCTGTCTTTCGGGAGAAGCAAACTCATTTTTCACCAAAGAAAGAGTCCAGGGCAATGGTTTCTTATGCCTTGGAATCCATTGGTTCTGCAAGGATAATTCCCTTTTCAAAGTGGTGATCATGGCCTGCTCCTTTAGACCTGTTTTCAAAAATAATATTAAATTATTGATCCTGATCTCATAATTCTACGGACTATAACCTGCAAGAATTTTTCCGTCTTTTGGATTCTTCACTCTCTTGGCACCCCCTGCATGGGATGCCCCTGCAACAAAAAGCCGGAGCCCATCAATTTGAATTAATGGGCCCCGGGTTATCGGTTATTTTAGGTTAAAATCAAACAACAGGATTACCCTGATCATCGAATGTTGTACCGTTCAGATCAATATTCACATCAGCAATAACAATGGATACAGTCTCGCCTCCCACATCAGCAACATAGGTAGAGGTGCCTTCTATGGTATCCACAGAATCCAGGCTCCACTCAGAACCGACCGCAACTATATCCCCGTCGTATCCTCCTGTAATTTCAAGGATATTGGTGTTGGGCGTCATATCCAGTACATCGGCTGCCGTCAGGGCTATGCTCTGGGCCATACCGTCGTCATCCATGTCGATTCTCTCAATATTGGAAATATTGGAAAAATCCAGGGAAGAATCAGACATCAGCACCAGGGTGTCAATTCCGTCACCGCCGTCTATGGTGTTGGAGCCTGCACCGCCGTCAATCACATCGTCACCGGTACCGCCGTCAATCACATCGTTGCCGGCACCGCCGTCAATGGTGTCGTCTCCTTCCTGGCCGTAGATGATGTCGTCCCCTGCTCCGCCTTCGATGGTGTCGTTCCCGCCGTCACGGCCCTCTCCGTCCCCGCCGATGGTCTCGGCCGCAAGGGCTTCATGGTTGTCCTGGATATACTGGATGGTGTCGGACTGAGTCCATCCCAGGCCGTTGGCAGGATTTTCCAAGGTGGCAAACACCTCCCAACCCGAGCCGTCAGCCGGCTCCTCAATACCGGAGAGGTCATACCCCTGGCTTTCAAGGTGTTCAAACACCCCGTCCGTATTCATCACATCACCAAATATCAGGTCATTGCCGTCATTGCCGATGATCTGGTCAGAACCGACAGGCTCCAAATGACTCTGGGTAATCAGATCGGCGATCACCCCTTCAAGCTCTGATGAATTGGCCACATTGGCGGCATCACCGGTGGTGTCAATGACATCGAGTCTGGCTTCACCTGAGCTGCTCATATTAATGCCCACGGCCCGGATGGAGTACTGGCCTGCCGCCGCCATGGTATCCATCAGGGTATCCAGTTCTTCTCCATCTCCCAGATAACCGCTGGAGTTGGGGTTCCCGTCGGTAATGAAGATCACATGGTTGGGACCTGTGGGAGCAACAAGGTCGTTGGCCTCCTCAAAAGCATCTTCATAGTCGGTTCCGCCGCCGGCACTCAGGCCGTCAACCCATCCCTCAATGGCGGTCAGGTCATCGGCACCCTTGCTATTGGTGATAACCACTGTGGAGCCAACCTTGGTAAAGGTGATAATGGCGGCATCATCTGAATTGGAGCCAGAGGAAAAGGTCAGCAACTTAATGGATACAAATCCGTCAACACTGGCCTCAACCTGGTCGTAAAGCTCATTGAGCATCCCCTTGGTGGCAGTCTTAAGATCAGCCAGCTTGGTTCCGCCCATTGACCCTGAAACATCCATGATCATGATATAATTTGCCCCAAGGGAAGACTCGCTAACCCCGCCGGCATCCCCTATCAGAACATCTGCGGCATCCCCGCCCTGGATAGCACCTGAAAAAGGTCCTGCCATATTGGGCACGGTATGAAGATCTGTTGATCCGTCCACATCATCAGCATAGGGATCAGGCACCACATCCCCTGTGAGCATGGGCGCTGCATCCCGGACAACTTCAGCTGGCTCATAGTCAGATCCCACAATGAACTGGGAAATGGGCACGGTAATATCCCCGTTGGTCCAGTCGCTGTCCCCATCGTAAATCCGGATATCAAACTCAAGTTCGGATCCTGCAACTTCCATGGTCTGGTACTGGTAGAAGGTCCATTCACCGGTCTCAGGATCCATGAAAATCTCATAGGATCCGTCAGGGGCAACCATGTGGCCTGTTGCAGCAGAACCGTCCCAGAAGAAAAATCCCCCAGGGCCGTCCGTGCCGAAGTCTCCGTCCACATCCCCCTTGACCACCCCGATTACCCCGTCAGGCACCGTACTGACCCTCAGGTCCTTGATGGCAAAACCAGAGTTGTCACTTCCATTGGCATCATTGTCGTTAAGGGCCACAAAATCCACCGTGTCAAACCCGCTCACACCGGTCAGTATGGTGTTAAAAGAGGCATCCCCGCTGGCATCCAAAGAGGTGACTTCCTGGCGGCCGATTTCAGCACCGTTCCTGTAGAATATCACTTCCAGGCGCTCTGTTTCTGCAGCAGAGTCAAAAAAGAGGGAGAAGTTTACCTCAAGCTTGAACCCCAGCTCTCCTTCGGGCATCTCCATTCTAATGGTTTCAGAGCCTGTACCCGGGACAAAGTTGACCTCGTCAAAACGGCCCCCGTCGCCCCCGTCATTTCCTGAAACAACCCCGGCGCCTTCATCCTTGCCGGCAACGGCAAAGCTTGCCTGGGCACCGCCGGCGGCAAAGGCTGAAAAGAGCAGGCCGTTGATGGTATCCTGGAACGAGGTGTTGATATTGGTCAGGTCGGCTGAAATGGTATAGGCAGACCCAAGCTCGGCAGAGAGAATGGCAGCCCCGGTAAGCGTGGGACCGTCATCTTTAATGGTCACATTGATGACATTGCTTGCCGAATACCCGTCTCAGTCAGTGACCTGAAGATCAATGGACCAGTTAAACGGTTCATCATGGTAACTGACAGGCATTTCTGTACCGTCCCCTTCAAAGGGATGAGTCACCGCCTCAATCTGGTTAAACTCATATCCCCAATTTCCGCCGGTGGCATCCTCTTTCATCTCTATGGTCCAGGTGGCATTGGCTGCAGTTGCTGCATCCCCGTATTGATAAAAGCTTAGGGTGGTGCCGTCCCAGGTATAGTCCGCATTCAGGGTATACCCTGACATGGACATGACAATGGGGTTGGTATCAGCCATACCGTCGGTACCAAAATCAATAATCCCTGTAACTGCCTGGTGCACATAGGGATCATCAACAGGCTCGCCGATTTCCAGGGACTCGTCTCCCTTAACCGTAAGGGTACCATAGGGCGCCCCCGGGGTTTCATCATTGAAGATTGAAGGGCCTGAATCATCTATGGCCACATGGATGGTGGCGGAAGCCGTATCCCCGTCTCCGTCCATGACCACCAGATTCACATTCCATTCAGCCGTCTCATCATGGTCTGAAGGATCATAATTTGGCACATGGTCAATGGGGGTCAACTGGGTAAAGATATACCCGTATCTTGGCACCTCATCAGGTCCTGCCTCATTCATCATCTGGATGGTCCAGGTGGCAGGTCCGTCCGGGGTCAGCACCCCGTCCACATCGCTAACCCCATCCTGGTAATAGGTCAGGGTCAGGGTTGTGGCATCCCATATCCCGTTTTCAACGGAGAGGGCCACGCCCTCATCAGGTCCTATTCCGTCAATGTCGCCTGGGCCGTCCACCCCAAAGTCAATGCCCAGGTTCTGGGCAGACACCAGCTGGGTGACAGGATAGCTGTCATCCTCACTGCCGCTGACCTCAAGGGGCTTGCCCGTATAGGTCCCGTCTCCCCCTGTGAGGGTGAGATCCCCGATAAAGGAGATCTAGTAATCCCCGGTTGAGCCGGGGTAATCATAGGGCCAGCCAGGCTCATGAATATTTAGATCCGCAAGGGCTTCAGTACTGTTCATATTATTGGCACCCACATAAAGGGTGTAATCCCCGGCAGGAAGATTGGAAATATTCAGATAGGCATCCCTTGAGTCAATTGAACCATCTGCACCGCCGTAATCAGGATGGGTCGATCCTCCGGAAGAATGCCACCAGTGACTGCTGTTGTTGTACAATATAATATAAGTATCAAGGTTGGAGCTTGCCCCGTCCCCGTCAATAATAGCCCCCCCGAGTTCAGAGAGCATATTGATGGTCAAGGGGCCTCCGTTATGGGTAAAGGTCCACTGATCCACACTGGTGCCCACGCCCGAGCCTGACACCTCTTCATTGTAAATGGTGCCAAGACCAGTAACCACGGGCTGGATGGAAGGCCCGTCATCCTCAATGGTCACCCTGACGCTCTGGGTTGCGGTATCTCCGTCCCCGTCAGTGACCGTGGCAGTTAAATTCCAGAAGGCCGGCTCGTCATGGCTGGCAGGATTTTCATTGGGAAGATGATCCACAGCAGCAAGCTGGGTGAAATTATAATAATGAGTGTTTTCTGAGTACTTAATATCATATTCCATCACCTCAACCTGCCAGGTGGGTTCGCCCGAGTCCACCCCGTCCTGGAAAAAAATCAGGGTATCGCCGTCCCAGAGATAGTCGATGCCTTCAGTATAGTCATCCATGGAAAGGACAATGGCGTCAACATCCGCAGGACCGTCCTGGCCGAAATCTATGGCGGTCATGCCCTCGGCATCAATATAATTACCAAAGCCTTCGCTTTCATCGTTGAACAGGTTGATATCGGCTCTTTCTATCTCAGAGCCCTCGGCAAGAACAGAGGCTTGTTTTCCTCTATAGCCTTCAGCTTCAATAACAGGGCCGTCATCATCAATGTCCACGGTGATGATCTGGGAGACAGAGTCCCCGTCGGAATCCACCACATTCATGGTGACTTCCCAGGAGGCGGTCTCATCATGGGAGCCGTCAGAACCGTCACCCGGCACATCATGATCAATGGCGGTAAGCTGGGTAAACTCATACCCGTATCCTGATTCCGCATCCCCGGTGAGCACGATCTGCCAGGCAGCTTCTTCCCCCTGATAATAGGTCAGGGTCTGGGTCTCTGCATCCCAGATCCCCCCGTCCACGGACAGTGAAATCTCACCAGGGCCGTCCGTGCCAAAATCAACATTCAGGGCCTCGGCAGGGACCTCTTTGACCACCAGCCCGTCGCTTTCATCCCCTGTGATGGCCATGGGATCCCCTGTAACATCCGGGGCAATATTGTCTGTGATGGTAATCTGGTAAGGGAGCTCCGTAGAATAGGGAGAATAGCCGTTAACGACGATCCTGTAATTACCCGGAGGCAGGTCCGGCAGGGAAAGAAAAGGATCATAATCGCTTTGGGATCCGTCATTCCCGCCCCTTCCAAAACCATCATAATATCTTTCTGCAATAAATTCATCAGTGTCTGCATTATAAAGCGCAAACCTGATATCCCCTTCTTCCTGGACCCCGTCTCCGTCAACATCAGGATAAGTCCCCGGAGGATCAGAGGAATAGGGAGAACCTTTGGTTTCAGTCAAAAAATCAATGGTGATCCTGCCGCCGGTATGGGTAAACACATGCTCATTGGTCCCCAGGCCGCTGCCGTTAAAGACCATCACACCGCTGCCGTTGGGATAATCATATTGAAGGGGGGGTGTATCGAATACAATATCATCAATGCCCTCTGCCTGGTAAGGCTGAGGATCAATGGAAGGCCCGTCATCAAAAATCCCGGCGGTAAAGGTGGTGGTGGCGCTGTTCCCGTCGGCATTGGTGGCCAGTACAGTGATCTCAAACTCGGCCAGGGCATTGTGGTCATTATCATCCGGACCGTGATCCAGGGCAGCCAGCTGGGTAAATACATACTGGCCCGTGGCCTGGTTTACCGCCATCTCCCAGATGGGAGTGCCGTCCTGGGCATAGGTCAGGGTGATTGAACCCGCATCCCAGACCGCACCCTCGGCAGAGAGGACAAGGAAACCCGAGGCAGTGCCGTAATCCACGGTGATGGTGCCGGTGATCTCAGTGGCATCATTCAGCCCGTCGGTCTCATCCACAGAGATATCAATGGCTGAAAGGGCCTCAATAAGATCATCATAATTATCCACATCCCCGTCACCGATCTCCCGGGTTCCTGTGGGATCAACACCCAGGGCTCTGGGGTCCACGGCACCGGCATCCTGGTCGCCTTCATAATAGCCGAAGGCATCCCCGTCAAACCGGTCTTCTTCACCTGCGGCTGTCTCTTCTTCGGGAATTTCTTCGCCCTGTTCAAGGGCGGCCTGCATGGCGGCAACTTCTTTGACTGTGGCATCTTCTTCGGCCACCTTTGTGGTGACGGTTTCGTCAATGAGCTGCTCGGAATTAGGGCCGATGGAGGCAATTTCCTGGCCGGCATCGTTGATAATGGTTACGCTGACATTTCCCTGGGTGGCCAGGGTTTCTCCTTCATAGATCACATCCCCTTGTTTGACTTCCCTTGTTTTGCCTTCAGGGGTCGTGGCTGTGACGGTTCCGTTACCGATAATAGATTGAATCGTTCCTGCTTTGACCATGTTTCCTCCTAATATAATAAGGATAAGGTAAAAACTGGGCATTTTCCCTTTGCAAGAAACCTGAAATGAAATCCGAATCAAAAAAATCTGAGTAAGAAGCCTGAGAAAAGAGTATGGAAAAAAGAAAACTGTCCGTTATCTAAATGGCTACTTCAGTATGTATAGTCATATCCCAAAAATTTCAAAAAAACATCGTACTAAGGTACTAATTTTCAGTGATGTCCGGTTAGGTTTTTGCTTGCTCAATAATTTTTTGATCTTTGACAATATTGTCCCTGTTTGAACTATGAGAGCCCTGCTCCTCGCAGCCAAACAGGTCATTTAGAATGGCGGTTCGCAGCTGCCGAACTCTTTTGATCGTGACCTTTTCATTAAACTGTTTTTGGCAATGGATTGCCAGTAACAGGTAAGTGATAAGGCCGCCAAGAATCTGAACCATAAGGCCGTATTCACTGCGGGCAATGAGATGATATACCTTCAGATGTTCTTTCCACCATTTGAAAAAATCCTCAATGGTCCACCGGAGTTTATAAATTGTTGCTATTTGTTCCGCTGTTAAATCATGCCTGTCAGTTGCCACATAGTATTTGACGCCAGCAATTTTATAGCCAACAACCCGAACAGGCCTTTTCGTCTGGTTTTGATTCGGAGTACCAAGTTTAACCAGTGCATCATAAAAAATGTAGCTGTCGGAAGGGGTCTCGTGGTTATCAATAATTGTTCTTGTTGTCCTGGTTTTTATACGGCAGACAAAATGTTTGCCTTGCTCCTGAAGCAGGTCAAATTCTTTATGGGATTGATATCCACGATCCATAACACCTGTTTGCCCCTTGGAAAGTATTTTGGGAACAAAAGTGCGTTCAGCGCCGTTGCCTTCAGTCAAAAAGATTTTGTTTGGGATTCCGTGATTAATGTCAAATCCGCAATGTACTTTGGCTTTTTTACTTCCTTTTCTGTAGTTCGCCCAGTGCATTGAAAGGACTGCATTTATGAGACTACCGTCAATGGAAACCAACTCTCCTAACTCGGCGTGTTCACCCGGATGACACTCAAGAGCCTGTTTATAAAGATCCTCAAAGATAAATTGCAGTTGTTCGAGTCCCCTGTGATTGATGGCTTCACAGAAACTACTACGGCTGATACCACCGTCTGGCGCAATATTTTCTTTAGCAAAAACATTCTCCTTGAGATCCTGAATTAAATGTCGGGCAGACTTGTGCTCCTGAAGATGGAAATAAACCAAAGCATTTATCTGGTCTTCGAATGTCATTTTTAAAGGGCGGTCTCCTCGAGATTGTAATTCCGGTGCTTTTGAAAGTGACTTTATCAGAGGGCACCTGAAATTGTCAAAGTTCAGGGACCGTAGTTGTTTTTTAGGGACTGAGATGTGCGTCATTTGAGCTCCTTGAGTTAAGTTTTCAAGGCGCACAAAAATTTTTACGCACATTTGTCAACACAAAACAGACTGTTTTTTCAATGATTTTAGATGCTTTTTATATGCAACAACCTAACCGGACACTACTGAGTAAAAATAGGTTTTGTCTTTTAACACGGCAAAAATAAAAAAATTATACAGAATCATACTGATCAAAATTCCGTAAATCAGCCCGTAAAACAAAAAATAACGGGTATTCTGATTTTGGAACCCCCTGGTGGAAAGCATCTGAATACCCACCAGAACATCCATTTTGGCCACAAGTTTTAGATAGGCATATTCCCCCTGGGACGAATTGGGCAGATCAAAGACAAAATTTCTGGCAAAATAGGCCCGGGGTTTACCTGCCACCCCGGCCCCCTGGCAAACGAGATCAAACCCGGAATTCAGGGAATCCTTATTCCACAGATAGAGATCGGCATGCCCTAAAAGAAGGGGGAAACTCGGTTTTACCTCCAGCAGCCGGTTTTCCTCAAAACCCTTGGGGATAAAAATTTTTACCCAGGCGACGGGATTGTCCCGGTAAATTCGGATTGAACAGGTCTTGACCGGCGTGAACCGGTCTGCCCATTCAGGCCGGGACACCTGGGCCGCGGTCAGGCCGGGCAGGGCCCCTGAAAAAACCTGAAGCTCCGGGATCTGACCTGTGAGGGGGGTATTGCCTGCCATGGCCCCGGGACAAGACAAACACAAGACCATCAACAATAGGCCAGAGGCGCATCCCCGGTATTTGTATTTTATTTTTAGTTTTTGCATTTTTCCCTGACCTTTAAATCTGAACTTTCAAACAGACCCAGGACAACCCCAGCAGGCGGCCGGACAAAACAAGGATAAACCAGGCTTAAAAGGTCAACCTGTTTTTGTTTTTCTTGGGGTGACCCCTTTTTGGGGACAGTCTTCCCTGATCACGCAGGTGCTGCAATGGGGCCCTATGGGACGGCAGGTCCCCTGGCCGAATGCCACCAGAATCTTGTTCACCTCTTTCCAGTGTTTACGGTCCAGTTTTTTTCGAAGGGCCATCTCGGTCTCCAAAGGATTTTTTGTATTCACATACCCCCAGATATTCATGATCCTGTGCACATGGGTATCCACACAAATGGCATCCTTGTCAAAGGCCACCGACCTGACCAGGTTGGCGGTTTTTCTTCCCACCCCGGGAAGGGTCACCAATTCCTCGATTGTCTGGGGCACCTTTAGGTCAAAGACCTGTAATGCCTCAAAAAGAGTTGACAGATATTTGGCTTTGGACTTGTAAAATCCCACAGGAAAGATCAGTTTTTGAATCTGAGCTCTGGACAGCCGGGCCAGGGCCTCTATATCAGGCGCTTTTTCAAAAAGCCGAAAAGAAGCTTTGGCCGTAACCTCATCCTTGGTCCGGGCCGATAGAATGGTTGCCACCAGAACCTTGAAAGGAGATTGGGTCTGAACGGCAATAAGATCCACCACCGGCACCTGATACCCCGAAACCTCCTGTTTGAGACGGTCCAGAAAATAAGAGATATCCACGCCCATGGCAGCCCTTCTTAAAAGAGATTTTTGATCAGATAATAGATCAGGGGCAGAAAAATGGCCGGCAGCATCTTTCCCACGGCAATCTTTTTTTCTCTGAGCATGTTCAGGCCGATGGCCATGATCAAAAGGCCTCCCGTGGCCGACATCTGACTGACAACCGCCGGAATAAGATAGGGTTTCATGACGCCTGCGGCCAGGGTAATGCCCCCCTGGTAGACAAGTACGGGCACGGCCGACAGCACCACTCCGATGCCCAGAGAGGCCGTAAGAATAATGGAGGTGATCCCGTCGAGAAACGATTTGGCAAACAAGGTATCATAATTGCCGGTCAAACCGCTTTCCAAAGATCCCACAATGGCCATGGATCCCACACAATAAAGTAAAGAGGCCGTAACAAAGGCCGTGGATAAAGAAGATGTTTTGGAGGGGGAAAACTTTTTTTCCAAAAAATCGCCCACCTTTGTAAGATAGGCTTCAATACCGATGAACTCTCCGATGAGGGCCCCTGCAGCCAGGCAGATGATAATCACCAGAAGATCCGGGCATGCCAAAGCACTTTTAATACCGATAAGAATGACGCACAGAGCAATGGCCTGCATAACGGTCTGGTTATACCGTTCGGGGATGCCGTTTTTAAACAGCATCCCCACAAAGGAACCGGCCATGATGGCCAGGCAGTTTACAAATGTTCCCAGCATACAAAATCCTAATTTCGCTAGCGCAGTTTACAAGGGGCGCAACTTGAGACCCTGGTTTAAAAAAATTGGTCCCGGATATAGTTGACCCCGTTTTCAAAAAGACGAACGCCTGTGACCACACCCTCTCCCGATGCCTTTCCCTGGCGTTTGGCAATCTCTTTTGCCTTTGGCCAGTCCGGATGATTGGTAAAATGGTTATAGGCTTCAGGGTGGGGCATGAGCCCGAATATCCTGCCGGTGGGATCACAGATCCCGGCAATGTCTGACACCGCACCATTGGGGTTTTCAGGAAATGCTCCCTTGGCAGGCCTTCCATGGGCATCGGCATATTGGAACACCACCTGGTTTGAACTTAAAAGCCGATCAATCACGGCGGGATCCGCCACCACCTTGCCCTCTCCGTGACGGACGGGATAGTCCACACCCCCCAGGCCCCGGGTAAATACGCAAGCAGAATTTTCATTGGGAACAAGACTCACCCACTGGTCTCTGAAATTACCGCAGTCATTAAAGGTGATGGCCACGGAACGCCGAGTGTACTCCCCGTCAAACCCGGGCAAAAGCCCTAGATTAACCAGGGCCTGGAAGCCGTTGCAAATGCCGATAACCAGCTTGCCTGCACCCACAAAATCCAAGAGGTCTTTACCAATATTATTTTTGAGTTTCAAGGCCTGGATCACGCCGGCCCCGTGGTCATCCCCCCAGGAAAATCCGCCGCCAAAGGCCAGGATATGGTAATCTTCAAGACGTTCTTTGCCCTGGATCAGGGTATTAATATGGACCTTATGGGCCTGGGCACCCGCCATTTCAAAGGCAAGGGCAGTCTCATTGTCACAATTTAATCCAAAACCGGTTAAAATAAGTGCCTTAACCTTGTTCATATCATCTCTCCAAAGGTCTGGTTAAATGCCCTGTCAAGGGTAGTCACGGGCAGATCCACCAGCAAGTTATCATCATTGCCCGTTATGGTCAGGCGATCGCAAATCACGGATCCCACACAGGCACAGGGCAGTCCCTTGCATAATTTTTCAAAAACTTCCCTGTTGTCAGGACAAATGGTTAAAATAAACCGTCCTGATGATTCGCTGAACAAGGCGGCCTGGGAAGAAAGCGCCTCTCCTTGGGGGAGAGGAATTTTTGAAAGATCAATCTGCATACCCAATTGACCGGCCATGGCCATAAGGGAAAAATGAACGCCCAAGCCCCCCCTTGCCACGGCATGGCAGGAAGCCACAAGGCCCTTGTCAATGGCTTTTTCAACGGCCTTGTACACCACCTTTGACCGTGAAAAATCCACCCGGGGCAGATTCAGCCCTGTTTTTCCAAAAAAATCATAGTATTCAGAGGCCCCAAGTTCGTTGGCGGTTGTGCCCATGACATAGACCAGGTCACCTTTAATCTTGGGATCCAGAGTGACGCAGAGGCTGACATCATCAATCACAGTGGTGGCTGAAAACTGGACCGTTTCCAGGGCAGAAACCTTGGTCCGCTCGCCAAAAGGACCTTCAAGATGGCCGTCCACATACATGGAATCCTTGCCCGAAAGCAGAGGGATTTCATAGGCCATGCAGGCATCTTTGAGCGCCCGGCATGCCCGGACCAGCTGGGCCGCCTTGAATTTTCCGTCCGGGTTGTTTTTTTCATCAAACCCGATATTGGGCCAGCAGAAATTATCCAGCCCCCCGATATGATCGAGAGTGCCGCCCACGGCAATGAGTCTGCGGACAGCCTCGTCAATGGTGCAGGTCATCATGTGATAGGCATCGATTTTAGAGTACCAGGGCAAAAGGCTCTGGGAAAACCCAAGTCCCTTTTGGCTGGTCAGTACGGGCCGGGTCACGGAAGCGTCCGAGGGAATATTACGGTTCACCCCCACCAGGGGCTTGATCACAGACCCGCCCTGGACCTCGTGGTCATACTGGCGAAGGATCCATTCCTTGGAGCAGATATTAGGCCTTTCCAGCATCTGCTCTAAAATTTTATTAAAATCCTTGGGGCTTGAAATCACGGGCTCAAAAAGGCCGCGGGTCTCAGGCGGAATCCAGGTGGCATCAAACTCCCAGGCCGGAAACCCCTTGTCCAGAAGGTCCATATCCACATAGGCACAGGTCTCATCCTTATACTTGATATGAAGTTTTCCCGTGTTTGTATACTCACCGATCACCGTGGATTCCACCTCGTGAAGCTCGGACAATTCCATGAACCGGTCCAGGTTCTCAGGTTTTACGGCAATGGTCATCCGCTCCTGGGATTCTGAAATCCAGATCTCCCACATGTCCAGGCCTTCGTATTTCAGGGGCACACGATCCAGCCAGACCTCGCAGCCGTTGGACAGCATGGCCGATTCTCCCACGGAAGAGGACAGCCCCCCGCCCCCGTTATCCGTGATAAAGGTGGTCAGGCCTTCATCCCGGCAGACCAAAAGAAAATCATGCATTTTTTTCTGGGTATAGGGATCCCCGATCTGGACATGGCCTGCCGGGGTATTTTCAGAGTAACTTTCCGAAGAGGCGGTCACCCCGTGGATGCCGTCCTTGCCCACCCGGCCCCCGCTCATGATAATCAGTTCGCCGGCAGAGGTGGTTTTCTCATGGCTGGGCCTGCCTGCAACGGTTTTGGGCATGATCCCGAGAGCCGTGACAAAGACCAGGCTCTTTCCCATGTACCCTGCATCAAACAGGGTCTGGCCGAATGTGGTGGGCACCCCGCTTTTATTGCCCCCGTCTTTGACACCTTCGATCACCCCGTCCAGCAGGCGTCTTGGGTGAAGCGGCGGTTTTAAGGGCCCGTCGTAATTGATGTCTCCCACACAATATCCAAACGAGCCCATAAACAGTTTTGATCCAAGACCTGTTCCCATGGGATCCCTGTAAACACCGACAATCCCTGTGATGGCCCCGCCATAGGCTTCCATATTGGAGGGGGAATTATGGGTTTCGCCTGTGACCACATAGTTGTTTTCCCCATCAAAGGTGCCCACGCCGGCATTGTCCCATAACACCGAGATCACCCAGTCTTTTTTCTCTTTAAGTTCCAGGGTGGGCTGCTGGATATAGGTCTTAAACAAGGAGACCTCTTCAACCGTCTCGCGGGTTTGGACGTCTGTGTACTGAAAAATACCGTTAAAGGTATTGTGGTTGCAATGGTCCGATCTGGCCTGGGAAATATATTCAAGCTCAAGATCCGTGGGTTTGGAAAGCCCCACCTCTCTTCGGTCTGCCAGCACC
It encodes:
- a CDS encoding phosphoribosylformylglycinamidine synthase, with product MISNIEIALKQDLRDAEASALIKKADSYFGIQIDNARCIHIVTLESDLDETSLDRARQEIFTNPVTQVSALSPLDIEFHWCIWVGFRPGVKDNAGATAMEAVNDVLGKTFSVDEGIYTSKRYCLTGENLTRADVEKMASQILSNAIIQQFKVFHRDEWDKKTGANVKPAKVILNHEPCFDIVDIDTDQMLAQISDERNLALNPKDIPVIREYFLDKRVLADRREVGLSKPTDLELEYISQARSDHCNHNTFNGIFQYTDVQTRETVEEVSLFKTYIQQPTLELKEKKDWVISVLWDNAGVGTFDGENNYVVTGETHNSPSNMEAYGGAITGIVGVYRDPMGTGLGSKLFMGSFGYCVGDINYDGPLKPPLHPRRLLDGVIEGVKDGGNKSGVPTTFGQTLFDAGYMGKSLVFVTALGIMPKTVAGRPSHEKTTSAGELIIMSGGRVGKDGIHGVTASSESYSENTPAGHVQIGDPYTQKKMHDFLLVCRDEGLTTFITDNGGGGLSSSVGESAMLSNGCEVWLDRVPLKYEGLDMWEIWISESQERMTIAVKPENLDRFMELSELHEVESTVIGEYTNTGKLHIKYKDETCAYVDMDLLDKGFPAWEFDATWIPPETRGLFEPVISSPKDFNKILEQMLERPNICSKEWILRQYDHEVQGGSVIKPLVGVNRNIPSDASVTRPVLTSQKGLGFSQSLLPWYSKIDAYHMMTCTIDEAVRRLIAVGGTLDHIGGLDNFCWPNIGFDEKNNPDGKFKAAQLVRACRALKDACMAYEIPLLSGKDSMYVDGHLEGPFGERTKVSALETVQFSATTVIDDVSLCVTLDPKIKGDLVYVMGTTANELGASEYYDFFGKTGLNLPRVDFSRSKVVYKAVEKAIDKGLVASCHAVARGGLGVHFSLMAMAGQLGMQIDLSKIPLPQGEALSSQAALFSESSGRFILTICPDNREVFEKLCKGLPCACVGSVICDRLTITGNDDNLLVDLPVTTLDRAFNQTFGEMI
- a CDS encoding phosphoribosylformylglycinamidine synthase subunit PurQ; the encoded protein is MNKVKALILTGFGLNCDNETALAFEMAGAQAHKVHINTLIQGKERLEDYHILAFGGGFSWGDDHGAGVIQALKLKNNIGKDLLDFVGAGKLVIGICNGFQALVNLGLLPGFDGEYTRRSVAITFNDCGNFRDQWVSLVPNENSACVFTRGLGGVDYPVRHGEGKVVADPAVIDRLLSSNQVVFQYADAHGRPAKGAFPENPNGAVSDIAGICDPTGRIFGLMPHPEAYNHFTNHPDWPKAKEIAKRQGKASGEGVVTGVRLFENGVNYIRDQFF
- a CDS encoding DUF554 domain-containing protein, producing MLGTFVNCLAIMAGSFVGMLFKNGIPERYNQTVMQAIALCVILIGIKSALACPDLLVIIICLAAGALIGEFIGIEAYLTKVGDFLEKKFSPSKTSSLSTAFVTASLLYCVGSMAIVGSLESGLTGNYDTLFAKSFLDGITSIILTASLGIGVVLSAVPVLVYQGGITLAAGVMKPYLIPAVVSQMSATGGLLIMAIGLNMLREKKIAVGKMLPAIFLPLIYYLIKNLF